The Brassica napus cultivar Da-Ae chromosome C7, Da-Ae, whole genome shotgun sequence genome has a segment encoding these proteins:
- the LOC106428061 gene encoding uncharacterized protein LOC106428061 gives NKVTKCNESTNADTSSSRATQNGGRRDLNCQEHNDDLVVFPPINHENLYTDGFDIERESSSTPSSSSSFSSSSFGSDERYEFDRKPQCHPLETDGKSPPSDSGEKPRWITFLNYCSALEARIIQRWWKLLLARVLPKFRTMASCLCSFSETLRSFYPVIVVVTWWWMRNRARRRGETEAHLRDTIKERDMVIAKLLHQIVQMSELLIEKKHSN, from the exons aacaaagtaacGAAGTGCAATGAATCAACGAACGCAGACACAAGCTCGTCTCGTGCGACACAAAATGGTGGAAGACGAGACCTAAACTGCCAAGAACATAACGACGATCTCGTTGTCTTCCCGCCGATCAACCACGAGAATCTCTACACCGATGGTTTCGACATAGAGCGAGAATCATCCTCCACTCCCTCATCTTCCTcgtcgttttcttcttcttcgttcggtTCAGACGAACGTTACGAATTTGACCGGAAACCGCAGTGTCATCCGTTAGAAACCGACGGAAAATCTCCGCCGTCTGATTCAGGCGAGAAACCTCGGTGGATAACGTTCTTGAATTACTGCTCAGCACTCGAGGCTCGTATCATCCAACGTTGGTGGAAGCTCCTTCTCGCGCGAGTATTACCAAAGTTCCGTACAATGGCGTCGTGCCTCTGTTCCTTCTCGGAGACTCTCCGGTCGTTTTATCCAGTCATTGTCGTCGTAACATGGTGGTGGATGCGTAACCGAGCTCGCCGACGAGGAGAAACCGAAGCTCATCTTAGAGATACAATTAAAGAGAGAGACATG GTAATAGCTAAGCTTTTGCATCAGATTGTTCAGATGAGCGAGTTACTTATAGAGAAGAAACATTCGAATTGA